In Ascaphus truei isolate aAscTru1 chromosome 7, aAscTru1.hap1, whole genome shotgun sequence, one genomic interval encodes:
- the LOC142498753 gene encoding uncharacterized protein LOC142498753, translating to MEKRSLESDIEKTFQDVYLSLVQNGDHRATEKRSGQKRVHFGGFARSQSCLTVHNSSTTSIKTQEKFTLRLQDSTSFFGNHTYVRDAFSSSGALNTSLQGCRIITREKTQRINVQSVVETSDLGMDNVSRHREFTDQNTDSGVQEDLSCQCTSLGESELFSSQRSNAETEDCDDGASVLSEECPGKRLLCEACCQLHNIVLEDNLASIKKSKVFDPNHWCCDFWMMVNRIPVRGGAHRLTRSLSSTLKALARKLLFSAARRTAAGNGKCSRSHPFLQRNLRLCKKARLRFFNPKPKKHIKRGSSSRKSKAWRGKKASSVDTDQTKEKVKKPYKLIIDSSLAEDTKPDLEGSEPKADVAKRKRLCRIDKASTAVGRQSPSPVSRPMETPASVRKRSSDESAQWRISPSTSQVGGGNLDGSNHSFLIDSVDSDIDLSEYGAPDGTENGNSDPFSWVERGSFRDMLAKLNSGYSKSAAIKEH from the exons ATGGAGAAGCGGAGTCTGGAGTCCGATATCGAGAAGACCTTCCAAGATGT gTATCTGTCACTGGTACAGAATGGAGATCACCGTGCTACTGAAAAGAGATCCGGGCAGAAACGTGTGCACTTTGGCGGCTTTGCGAGGTCACAAAGCTGTTTGACTGTTCACAATAGCAGCACGACATCCATTAAAACACAAGAAAAATTCACGCTCCGCTTACAAGACTCAACCTCGTTCTTTGGAAATCATACTTATGTCAGGGATGCATTTTCATCCTCCGGGGCTTTAAATACCAGCCTGCAGGGTTGTAGGATCATTACGAGGGAGAAGACTCAGAGAATTAATGTCCAGTCTGTTGTGGAGACTTCCGACCTGGGGATGGATAATGTGTCCAGGCACAGAGAATTCACAGATCAGAACACGGACTCTGGCGTCCAGGAAGACTTGAGCTGTCAGTGTACCTCACTGGGCGAGTCAGAACTATTCTCTTCCCAGCGCAGTAATGCGGAAACAGAGGATTGCGACGATGGTGCGTCCGTGTTGTCTGAAGAGTGTCCAGGGAAACGGCTGTTATGTGAAGCCTGCTGCCAGCTTCATAACATTGTCTTGGAAGACAATCTGGCATCTATTAAAAAGTCAAAAGTTTTCG ATCCGAATCACTGGTGCTGCGATTTCTGGATGATGGTGAACAGGATTCCGGTGAGAGGAGGAGCACATAGGTTAACACG AAGCTTAAGTAGTACATTGAAGGCTCTTGCTAGAAAGTTGTTGTTTTCAGCTGCTAGAAGGACGGCGGCAGGCAATGGAAAATGCAGTAGGTCTCATCCCTTTCTCCAGAG AAACCTTCGCTTATGCAAAAAAGCACGGCTGAGATTCTTTAACCCGAAGCCAAAAAAACACATAAAGAGGGGTTCCTCCAGTCGTAAGTCTAAAGCATGGAGGGGTAAGAAGGCATCCTCTGTGGACACTGATCAGACCAAAGAAAAAGTTAAAAAGCCTTACAAGTTAATCATCGATTCAAGTCTGGCAGAAGATACAAAACCAGACTTAGAAGGATCTGAGCCAAAAGCTGATGTTGCAAAGAGGAAAAGGTTGTGTAGAATCGACAAGGCCTCAACTGCAGTGGGTCGCCAATCTCCATCGCCAGTCTCCAGACCAATGGAAACACCAGCTTCTGTAAGGAAAAGGAGCTCCGATGAATCTGCCCAATGGAGAATCTCTCCTTCAACGTCCCAAGTCGGGGGAGGAAATTTAGACGGTTCTAATCACTCTTTTCTCATTGACTCGGTGGACAGTGACATAGACCTGTCAGAATATGGGGCCCCGGATGGGACCGAGAACGGAAACTCAGACCCCTTCTCCTGGGTAGAACGTGGAAGCTTTAGAGACATGCTTGCCAAACTTAATTCTGGGTATTCAAAAAGTGCTGCTATTAAAGAGCACTGA